In Lodderomyces elongisporus chromosome 1, complete sequence, a genomic segment contains:
- the PHO5_1 gene encoding acid phosphatase pho5: MVSISNLLNNGLLLVSQNIYADVATPQQASVQKYNILNFLGGAAPYIANEGYGIDTAIPEGCTIQQVQLFSRHGERYPSKSSGSQLEAINKKFQNYNGTFKGDLAFLNDYTFFVHDKQFYEKETTPQNSEGTFAGTSNALREGTIARAKYGSLYKENSTLPVFSSNSGRCYVTSRYFARGFLGDSFNEGKTVKFNIIDEDESSGVNSLTPRYACPNYDDSVNDDIVAKFNTSFLDTIAERLVKPNPGLNLTGKDVNNLFSWCAYEINVNGSSPFCDLFTNEEFIKYSYSNDLGNYYSNGAGNNFTRVVGSSLLNASLTLLKDESNSNQIWLSFAHDTDLEIFHSALGLVEPKNDLPTDYIPFPNPYVHSSIVPQGARIYTEKYQCGADSYVRYIVNDAVLPIEKCASGPGFSCKLDDFEDYINERIGDINFTEQCGTNSSVPQEVTFYWDYKNTTYDAPIGDF, from the coding sequence ATGGTTTCGATTTCAAATTTGCTCAATAATGGGCTCTTGCTAGTTTCTCAAAACATATATGCTGATGTTGCGACTCCACAACAAGCTTCGGTCCAAAAGTACAATATCTTGAACTTCTTGGGAGGTGCTGCACCTTACATTGCTAATGAAGGTTATGGAATTGACACTGCTATTCCTGAAGGGTGTACAATCCAACAGGTTCAGTTGTTTTCTAGACATGGTGAAAGATATCCATCAAAGAGTCTGGGTCTGCAACTTGAAGCAATTAACAAGAAATTTCAAAACTATAATGGAACATTTAAAGGCGACTTGGCGTTTTTGAATGActatactttttttgtccaTGATAAACAGTTTTACGAGAAAGAGACTACTCCACAAAACTCAGAGGGTACATTTGCAGGGACTTCAAATGCATTGAGAGAGGGTACTATTGCAAGAGCTAAATATGGTTCATTATATAAGGAAAATTCAACTTTAcctgttttttcttccaactCGGGTAGATGTTATGTTACTTCGAGATACTTTGCAAGAGGATTCTTGGGAGACAGTTTTAACGAAGGCAAGACTGTCAAGTTCAATATcattgatgaagatgaatccAGTGGTGTCAATAGCTTGACCCCAAGATATGCTTGTCCAAACTATGATGACTCGGTGAATGATGACATTGTAGCAAAATTCAACACAAGTTTCTTGGATACCATTGCTGAGCGTTTAGTCAAGCCAAACCCAGGTTTGAACTTGACAGGTAAAGATGTTAATAACTTGTTTTCATGGTGTGCTTATGAGATCAATGTTAATGGATCTTCACCATTCTGTGATTTGTTCACAAATGAGGAGTTTATCAAATATTCATACTCGAACGACTTGGGCAACTACTATTCAAATGGTGCTGGAAACAATTTCACCAGGGTTGTTGGATCTTCATTGTTGAATGCTTCATTGACTTTGTTGAAGGATGAATCCAACAGCAACCAAATATGGTTATCTTTTGCTCATGACACTGATTTGGAAATCTTCCACAGTGCCTTGGGTTTGGTTGAGCCAAAGAATGACTTGCCTACTGACTATATCCCATTCCCAAACCCATATGTACATTCATCTATTGTGCCACAAGGTGCAAGAATCTATACCGAGAAGTACCAGTGTGGAGCCGACTCCTATGTTAGATACATTGTCAACGACGCTGTGCTTCCTATAGAAAAGTGTGCTTCGGGACCAGGCTTTTCGTGTAAGTTGGATGATTTTGAAGACTATATAAATGAAAGAATTGGGGATATCAATTTCACTGAACAATGTGGTACTAATTCTTCTGTTCCACAAGAAGTCACATTTTACTGGGACTACAAAAATACAACCTACGATGCGCCTATCGGAGATTTCTAG
- the FRS1 gene encoding phenylalanine--tRNA ligase subunit beta (BUSCO:EOG09260VTA), translating to MPTIGVDKEDLFQILGKSYTTEEFDELCFQFGIELDEDTTEECQGDERPQLKIEVPANRYDMLCIEGIAQALNEFLGNEQPPKYTLNPSKPEISLTIKESVFPVRQYAASAILRNVTFNQRAYDSFIALQDKLHTNLCRNRTLVAIGTHDLDTLTPPFTYEGLAPKDIKFKPLNQTKEFNGEELMEFYEKDKNLGKYVPIIKDSPVYPVMLDANRTVASLPPIINSDHSKITLNTKNVWIDVTGTDRTKTEIVINQIVAMFSRYSQTPFEIEPIQIISEHNGQTRVTPNIAPREFKAETAYINSCLGLNYSGEEIAKLLKKMALDATPSTSEDGILNVKVPITRSDVLHQCDIMEDAAIAYGYDNLKKTHPNSESMVASALPVNKVADILRLATSQAGYSEVMPLTLCSHDENFAWLRAKDDGTKAVKLENPKTIEYQVVRTTLLPGLLKTVKENRKHSLPIKVFECGDIVLKDDKLERGAFNQRNWAAMYVGKASGFEYVQGLLGKIMQTMRTPWLEKPQEDKRRGYWIEEDKSNPTFFDGRGAKVLFRSQEGGKAVEVGSIGVLHPEVMNHFDIPYAGSVVEINAEVFL from the coding sequence atgccaACTATTGGAGTCGACAAAGAGgatcttttccaaattcttGGTAAATCATATACTACTGAAGAGTTTGACGAATTGTGTTTCCAGTTCGGTATTGAGTTGGACGAAGATACTACTGAAGAATGTCAAGGTGATGAGAGACCACAATTAAAGATTGAAGTTCCTGCTAACAGATACGACATGTTATGTATTGAAGGTATTGCCCAAGCATTGAATGAGTTTTTGGGCAATGAGCAACCACCAAAATATACTTTGAACCCACTGAAACCGGAAATCTCGCTTACCATCAAGGAGTCTGTATTCCCAGTTCGTCAATATGCAGCTTCTGCCATTTTGAGAAATGTGACATTCAACCAAAGAGCATATGATTCATTTATTGCTTTGCAGGATAAGTTGCACACCAATTTGTGCCGAAACAGGACTCTTGTGGCGATTGGTACACATGATTTGGATACTTTAACCCCACCATTTACATACGAGGGATTAGCACCAAAGGATATCAAGTTTAAACCATTGAATCAAACCAAGGAATTTAATGGTGAAGAGTTGATGGAATTTTATGAAAAGGATAAGAATTTGGGTAAATATGTGCCAATTATCAAGGATTCGCCAGTTTACCCCGTTATGCTCGACGCTAATCGTACTGTTGCTTCCTTGCCACCAATCATCAACTCTGATCATTCCAAGATTACCTTGAACACCAAGAATGTTTGGATCGACGTGACTGGTACAGATAGAACCAAGACCGAGATTGTGATTAACCAGATTGTCGCAATGTTTTCAAGATATAGTCAAACTCCATTTGAGATTGAGCCTATCCAAATTATTTCTGAACACAATGGTCAAACTCGTGTTACTCCAAATATTGCACCACGTGAATTCAAAGCCGAGACAGCTTATATCAACTCTTGTTTGGGTTTGAATTACTCAGGTGAGGAAATTGCtaaattgttgaagaagatggcTTTGGATGCTACTCCATCTACTAGCGAAGACGGTATCCTCAATGTGAAAGTGCCAATCACTAGATCTGATGTTTTGCACCAGTGCGATATCATGGAAGATGCAGCTATTGCTTATGGGTATGACAACTTGAAGAAAACACACCCAAACAGTGAAAGTATGGTTGCTTCTGCATTGCCAGTTAATAAGGTTGCCGATATTTTGCGTTTGGCCACCTCTCAAGCTGGATACCTGGAAGTTATGCCATTGACATTGTGCTCACACGATGAAAACTTTGCTTGGTTAAGAGCTAAGGACGATGGCACCAAAGCTGTCAAGTTGGAAAACCCAAAGACCATCGAGTACCAAGTTGTGCGTACCACATTGTTGCCAGGTCTTTTGAAAACTGTTAAGGAGAACAGAAAACACTCCTTACCAATCAAAGTTTTCGAATGTGGAGACATTGTTTTGAAAGACGACAAGTTGGAAAGAGGTGCTTTCAACCAACGTAACTGGGCTGCCATGTATGTTGGGAAAGCTTCGGGTTTTGAATACGTTCAAGGTTTGTTGGGAAAGATTATGCAAACCATGAGAACTCCATGGCTCGAAAAGCCACAAGAGGACAAGAGAAGAGGATACTGGATTGAAGAAGACAAGTCGAACCCCACTTTCTTTGACGGAAGAGGAGCCAAGGTTCTTTTCAGAAGCCAGGAAGGCGGTAAGGCTGTAGAAGTTGGAAGCATTGGAGTGTTGCACCCAGAGGTTATGAACCACTTTGATATCCCATACGCTGGTTctgttgttgaaattaATGCAGAGGTCTTTTTGTAA
- a CDS encoding uncharacterized protein (BUSCO:EOG0926146A) — protein sequence MRDNSNSFQRPMLTSLESVSSTPTRRSLERFNSRTGASQLPHLPRLSSMATFDELEREVALNGDGYCDGGDSSAGDAGSSSAVESYVEYNFGSNHTIASKDSLRQDGNGSTTALSTSNQVGNNGSHDSESKKDGNTNTNTNTNDNDNDNSENTITLSDTKVTDLKNQDDDDFFNTKSDSAWKEMKTISDLDFYDDRGQLKHDAKSGKEFMQGDNYHFGYTKIDTEEQVNKYAALDKKTDFLFASKSENVKKRQTDPAVLFDADDSDSDYDNDEELDSAETLADTKKMLTDSQKFAYVGLAKLITVNMATQLAKVQFGTDGKVAKQLSLGQKNFSNWTLYVLSKLYEHLSVAGEEKTMIENLSKHGVEITDLTSSLREVELKHVKKKTPFANSRDFDLRWVIICDMLLLLLSDGYYDARSRTLLINFAQAIEIPNLEVLQFERRMMECLDMETKEKSIENKDESLNDQSFVQQQIRKNKNKRLVMIGLATLGGGLAIGLSAGLLAPVIGAGIAAGLTTVGITGTSGFLAGVGGSALITTGGIAIGAKVGNKAGARRTGDVQTFEFKPLHNNKRTNLIVTVSGWMNGEMDDVRLPFSTVDPVMGDMFSLLWEPEMLQSMGQTIGILASEALSTSIQQILGATILSALMSAIQLPMALSKLSYLLDNPWNVSLDRAWKAGKILAETILSGNLGVRPITLVGFSLGARLIYSCLIEVAKRGGYGLIENVILLGSPISINIDQLALARSVVSGRFINGYSKKDWILGYLFRATGGGISTVAGLSALKNVEGVENFDCTEYVEGHMSYRKAIPKILKNLDWEVLSEEFAEIEEPDPEEGERQRQLINEFDEAREKIEKEEKEGGGESTQKGWKSWFKPKKKDWWDIYGGGNTSANGQSKVNVDDKGDTIEEYDENASPEFDLGALAKEVNEIEHQAGEKQTKSSS from the coding sequence atgAGGGATAATAGTAATTCATTTCAGCGACCAATGTTGACGTCCTTGGAGCTGGTCTCCTCAACGCCAACTAGACGGTCCCTTGAGCGATTTAATCTGCGAACTGGTGCTAGTCAATTGCCGCATCTTCCTCGCCTCTCTTCAATGGCAACATTTGACGAACTTGAAAGAGAGGTTGCATTGAACGGTGACGGTTACTGCGATGGCGGTGATAGCAGTGCAGGAGATGCCGGATCGTCATCTGCTGTGGAATCTTATGTGGAGTATAATTTTGGAAGTAATCATACTATAGCCTCTAAAGATTCACTACGACaagatggaaatggaagTACGACAGCCCTCAGTACCAGCAATCAAGTTGGAAACAATGGTAGCCACGACTCAGAGAGCAAAAAGGACGgcaataccaataccaatactaatactaatgataatgataatgataattCAGAGAATACCATAACTTTGTCAGACACAAAAGTTACTGACCTCAAGAAtcaagatgatgatgatttcttCAACACCAAGTCAGATCTGGCATGGAAAGAGATGAAGACGATTTCGGATCTTGATTTTTACGATGACAGGGGCCAACTAAAACATGATGCAAAATCGGGGAAAGAGTTTATGCAAGGCGATAATTATCATTTTGGCTACACCAAGATTGACACCGAGGAGCAAGTCAACAAATATGCTGCATTGGATAAAAAGACagattttttatttgcttCAAAATCTGAAAATGTGAAAAAACGTCAAACTGATCCAGCAGTTCTTTTTGACGCTGATGATTCGGATTCAGACTATgacaatgatgaagaattgGACTCTGCAGAGACGTTGGCAGATACAAAGAAGATGTTGACCGACTCACAGAAATTTGCTTATGTTGGATTAGCAAAGTTGATTACCGTGAATATGGCAACCCAACTAGCCAAAGTGCAATTTGGTACAGATGGGAAAGTTGCTAAGCAGTTGAGTTTGGGCCAGAAAAATTTTTCGAATTGGACTCTTTATGTCTTGTCAAAGTTATACGAGCATCTTAGCGTTgcaggagaagaaaaaacgaTGATTGAGAACTTAAGCAAGCATGGTGTTGAGATTACTGATTTAACCAGTAGCTTGAGAGAAGTTGAGTTGAAAcatgtaaagaaaaagactcCGTTTGCTAACAGCCGGGACTTTGATCTCCGATGGGTTATCATCTGTGACATGCTATTGCTCTTACTAAGCGATGGTTATTATGATGCGCGTTCAAGGACATTACTCATAAACTTTGCTCAAGCTATAGAGATTCCAAATTTGGAAGTGCTTCAATTTGAAAGGAGAATGATGGAATGTTTGGATatggaaacaaaagaaaagtcaaTCGAGAACAAAGACGAGTCATTAAATGATCAGTCGTTTGTTCAGCAGCAGAttaggaaaaacaaaaacaagcGACTTGTTATGATTGGTCTTGCTACATTAGGCGGTGGCCTTGCAATTGGGCTATCTGCTGGTCTTTTAGCTCCTGTTATTGGAGCCGGTATCGCTGCTGGGCTAACAACGGTTGGTATTACTGGTACTAGTGGTTTTTTAGCCGGTGTGGGAGGAAGCGCGCTAATTACCACTGGTGGGATTGCTATTGGAGCAAAAGTAGGTAATAAAGCAGGTGCGAGAAGAACAGGTGATGTTCAAACGTTTGAGTTTAAACCATTGCATAACAACAAGAGGACCAATTTGATTGTTACTGTGAGTGGATGGATGAATGGTGAGATGGATGATGTTCGACTCCCATTTTCAACGGTGGACCCTGTGATGGGGGATATGTTTTCCCTATTGTGGGAACCGGAGATGTTACAATCTATGGGCCAAACAATTGGAATATTGGCAAGCGAAGCATTGAGTACTTCAATTCAGCAAATTCTTGGTGCCACTATCTTGAGTGCATTGATGTCTGCTATTCAGTTGCCAATGGCGCTTTCTAAACTTTCATATTTGTTAGATAACCCATGGAACGTGTCGTTGGATAGAGCATGGAAGGCAGGTAAAATTTTAGCTGAAACCATTCTTTCAGGAAACTTGGGCGTTAGACCAATAACACTTGTTGGATTTTCATTAGGCGCACGGTTGATTTACTCCTGCTTGATTGAAGTTGCCAAACGAGGTGGCTATGGTTTGATTGAAAATGTCATTCTCTTAGGCTCACCAATATCGATTAATATTGACCAATTAGCGCTAGCTCGTTCAGTAGTCAGTGGAAGATTTATCAATGGTTATTCCAAAAAGGATTGGATCTTAGGTTATCTTTTTAGAGCTACTGGGGGTGGAATTCTGACCGTTGCGGGATTATCGGCTTTGAAAAACGTTGAAGGCGTTGAAAATTTCGATTGTACCGAGTATGTCGAGGGTCACATGTCCTATAGAAAAGCAATCCctaaaattttgaaaaatctTGACTGGGAGGTGTTGAGCGAGGAGTTTGCTGAGATTGAGGAGCCAGACCCCGAGGAAGGAGAGCGTCAACGACAGTTGATTAATGAATTTGATGAAGCAAgagaaaagattgaaaaagaagagaaagaaggaggCGGCGAGAGTACACAAAAGGGTTGGAAACTGTGGTTTAAaccgaagaagaaggactGGTGGGACATTTACGGTGGTGGAAATACTAGTGCAAATGGTCAATCAAAGGTTAATGTTGATGACAAGGGTGATACAATTGAGGAGTACGATGAAAATGCATCTCCCGAATTTGACCTTGGTGCTCTTGCCAAAGAGGTGAATGAGATAGAACACCAAGCTGGggaaaagcaaacaaagaGTAGCTCATAG
- the SEC4 gene encoding GTP-binding protein: MSSKGSSSRAYDMIMKLLLVGDSGVGKSCLLLRFVEDKFNPSFITTIGIDFKIRTIDSKGKKIKLQVWDTAGQERFRTITTAYYRGAMGIVLIYDVTDARSFENVQNWFQTVSQHANEEAQIFLVGNKCDDEENRQVSREQGEELAQKLQIPFLEASAKTNQNVESIFYELAGIIQEKHVDDAAGAGSGGHGGVDVSQNNSGIKNNCC; this comes from the coding sequence ATGAGTTCAAAGGGTTCGTCGTCGAGGGCGTACGATATGATTATGAAACTTTTATTGGTTGGTGATTCGGGAGTTGGTAAATCATGTCTTCTTTTGCGTTTTGTTGAAGATAAATTCAACCCTTCATTCATCACCACAATTGGAATTGACTTTAAGATCAGAACTATAGATAGCAAAGGcaagaaaatcaaattgCAGGTGTGGGATACTGCAGGACAGGAAAGATTTAGAACTATTACCACAGCATACTATCGAGGCGCCATGGGTATTGTGTTGATATATGATGTCACCGATGCCAGATCCTTTGAAAACGTGCAAAATTGGTTCCAAACTGTGTCCCAGCATGCCAATGAAGAAGCGCAGATTTTCCTTGTTGGAAATAAATGTGACGATGAAGAGAATAGACAAGTCTCGAGGGAACAGGGTGAAGAGTTGGCccaaaaattacaaatccCCTTTTTAGAGGCATCGGCAAAAACCAACCAGAATGTTGAGAGTATTTTCTATGAATTGGCTGGAATCATCCAAGAAAAACATGTTGACGATGCCGCTGGAGCTGGATCTGGCGGCCATGGGGGTGTCGACGTCTCTCAAAATAATTCAGGCattaaaaacaattgttgttAA
- the MSH4 gene encoding MutS protein msh4 yields the protein MTKNNINSYGFVTATETNNERLESRGEQDKRDIFMAINHEKGDSTRIGISVLDLQTHELCLLNFNDTPSYMRAINQINVFKPTTIIISEPAMCSQSEKLKFVVESNTETNVRKLLKSPKYFDFSEGINLLQTYVAAECNELKESVFQGSSLTRSKLSIGAANAVINFSIMNQEVEPKFKLRISVTECDNLMLIDPKTIIDLELVDSLNGKGITLYSFLNRCCTKMGERLLRSSILQPLTDIPSIKFRLEAVAELLPSNNNNSVLGPIKKLLKQCKDIDKIVVSFLNNNDSKKFSDQNINTILLLKTALNASIEIGNTLDISEAILMKQMREIFKHENLSAAVMLIEKYINSETGPARRRLDLAHQKANAVKNGINGLLDVSRSVRETILGQVEEYVENLATKNSLAMDYRFENTRGFYLRIKLSNGAVPFCLPDEFVNRVVKKNVMECTTISLLQQGARMNDIVGEINNLSTIIIEELFERCREYVPIFLMMSEAIAILDMLCSFADFINMQKRSYVCPEFGNYTHICQSRHPILETLVPDFVPNEYSSIPEISRFQIITGANMSGKSVYLRQFAYLVIMAQMGIYVPAEYATMSVYNSLYSRLSTDTSEINASSFTNEMSEMNRIISNININSNTNNNSLILIDELGRGTSLKDGYSICLAILEYLALTKATVITSTHFQEVAEILSNKSCVVASHMQSIEVNGKLKSSYKLQHGKLSQTGYGIKYAESTQILPLDMLQVSKSIAERLRTCSKASYNTTAKLVSKRRKLIWELYFALKQIHELDCKNQYKIDLLRTLQARFVDEISDVQPSA from the coding sequence ATgaccaaaaacaatattaacTCATATGGGTTCGTTACCGCtacagaaacaaataatgAAAGACTCGAATCAAGAGGCGAGCAAGACAAAAGAGACATTTTCATGGCTATTAATCACGAAAAAGGAGATCTGACACGAATCGGTATTTCAGTTTTAGACCTACAAACCCATGAGTTGTGTTTACTAAACTTTAATGATACTCCATCATATATGCGTGCCATTAATCAGATCAATGTCTTTAAACCAACAACTATAATTATTCTGGAACCAGCGATGTGTTCACAATCTGAAAAACTtaagtttgttgttgagtcAAATACTGAGACAAACGTGCGAAAGTTGTTAAAGAGTCCAAAGTATTTTGATTTCCTGGAAGGCATAAATCTTTTGCAAACTTATGTTGCCGCGGAGTGTAATGAACTAAAAGAGAGTGTATTTCAAGGACTGCTGCTCACACGTTCAAAACTATCTATTGGTGCGGCAAATGCAGTTATCAATTTTAGCATCATGAACCAAGAAGTAGAACCAAAATTCAAACTAAGAATATCTGTTACCGAATGTGATAACTTGATGTTGATTGATCCCAAGACTATCATTGATCTCGAGCTTGTTGACAGTTTAAATGGTAAAGGAATCACGCtatattcatttttgaATAGATGTTGTACAAAGATGGGTGAACGCTTGTTGCGGTCTTCTATTTTGCAACCATTAACAGACATCCCAAGCATCAAATTTCGTTTAGAAGCAGTTGCTGAACTCCTCCCTtccaataacaacaatagtgTCTTGGGTCCTAtaaaaaagttgttgaagCAATGTAAGGATATAGACAAGATTGTTGTCAGTTTTCTCAACAATAATGACAGCAAGAAATTTAGCGATCAAAACATAAACACAattttgctattaaaaaCGGCTTTAAATGCGAGCATTGAGATTGGCAATACCCTTGACATATCTGAAGCAATCTTGATGAAACAGATGCGAGAAATATTTAAGCATGAAAATTTGCTGGCTGCAGTGATgttgattgaaaaatatATCAATTCAGAAACGGGACCTGCTAGAAGAAGATTAGATTTAGCACACCAAAAGGCTAATGCTGTGAAAAATGGGATTAATGGTCTTTTGGATGTGTCTAGAAGTGTTAGAGAAACAATACTTGGTCAAGTCGAGGAATACGTAGAAAATCTCGCTACTAAAAATCTGTTGGCCATGGATTATAGGTTTGAAAACACTCGTGGTTTTTATTTGCGAATCAAGCTCTCCAATGGCGCTGTGCCCTTTTGTTTACCAGACGAATTTGTTAATCGCgtagtgaaaaaaaacgtGATGGAGTGTACAACCATTAGCTTGCTTCAACAAGGAGCCCGAATGAATGATATTGTTGGTGAAATCAACAATTTAAGTACAATTATCATCGAGGAACTATTTGAGCGATGTAGAGAATATGTACCAATATTTTTGATGATGTCAGAAGCTATTGCCATATTGGATATGTTGTGTTCTTTTGCAGACTTTATCAACATGCAAAAGCGTTCTTATGTCTGTCCTGAATTTGGAAACTACACTCATATTTGTCAATCGCGTCATCCAATACTTGAAACTTTGGTCCCTGATTTTGTTCCAAATGAATATTCAAGTATTCCAGAAATTTCAAGATTTCAAATCATTACTGGCGCCAACATGAGTGGGAAATCCGTTTACTTGAGACAGTTTGCTTACCTTGTGATTATGGCACAGATGGGAATATATGTCCCTGCCGAATACGCAACAATGTCCGTTTACAATAGTCTCTATTCTAGACTTTCCACTGATACCTCCGAGATTAATGCTTCGTCGTTTACTAATGAAATGTCTGAGATGAATAGAATTATtagcaacatcaacatcaatagcAATACCAATAACAACAGTTTGATCTTAATAGACGAACTTGGTCGCGGAACTAGCTTAAAAGATGGTTATTCGATTTGCTTAGCAATTCTCGAGTACCTTGCTCTAACGAAAGCCACAGTGATCACTTCAACGCATTTTCAAGAGGTGGCAGAAATTTTGAGTAACAAGTCTTGTGTTGTAGCGTCCCACATGCAGAGCATAGAGGTGAATGGGAAATTGAAATCGCTGTATAAATTACAACATGGCAAATTGTCGCAAACTGGGTATGGTATCAAGTATGCTGAATCAACACAGATCTTACCACTAGATATGTTACAAGTCTCAAAATCAATTGCCGAGCGTTTGAGAACTTGCTCAAAGGCACTGTACAATACTACTGCGAAGTTGGTttccaaaagaagaaaattgatCTGGGAACTATATTTTGCTTTGAAACAAATACACGAGTTGGATTGCAAAAATCAATACAAGATTGATTTACTAAGAACATTACAGGCTCGATTTGTTGACGAGATAAGCGATGTACAGCCACTGGcctag
- the HST2 gene encoding Sir2 histone deacetylase Hst2: protein MTDLEKALGPLVKAIKDGKKVTFFNGAGISTSAGIPDFRSPKTGLYANLAKLDLPFAEAVFDIDYFKENPKPFYTLAEELYPGKFPPTKFHHFIKLIQNRGQLHRVYTQNIDTLERLAGVDDEFIVEAHGSFAKNFCVDCHKEMSIDTLKKHMKDEAKNGIPTCEHCGGYVKPNIVFFGEGLPTRFFDYWDDDCDEVEVAVVSGTSLTVFPFASLATEVNKKCIRVLVNKEKVGDFGRRKSDIIALHDCDHIAETLARLLGWEKELDKLFAEGQRKVIESSEEKLETETEVEVEAETEIEAEADGKRETKTKASKDDTNLENSTHSTKITSSDPNDNVPQSPDVIGPAKQNETALKEKSNKKSNTDLTELVEKLNI from the coding sequence atgacTGACCTCGAAAAGGCTTTGGGACCTTTAGTGAAAGCGATTAAAGATGGCAAAAAAGTTACTTTTTTTAACGGTGCTGGCATTTCCACTTCTGCTGGTATTCCTGATTTCAGAAGTCCCAAAACTGGACTTTATGCGAATCTAGCCAAGCTTGATCTTCCATTCGCAGAGGCAGTGTTTGACATTGATTattttaaagaaaaccCAAAGCCATTCTATACCTTAGCAGAAGAATTGTATCCGGGTAAGTTTCCGCCGACAAAGTTTCATCATTTTATAAAGCTTATACAGAATAGAGGTCAATTACATAGAGTTTACACCCAGAATATAGACACATTAGAGCGGTTGGCTGGCGTTGATGACGAGTTTATTGTTGAGGCACATGGGTCATTTGCCAAAAACTTTTGTGTCGACTGTCATAAGGAAATGTCAATTGATACTTTGAAAAAGCATATGAAAGATGAAGCAAAGAATGGCATACCCACTTGTGAGCATTGTGGAGGTTATGTGAAGCCCAATATTGTGTTTTTTGGAGAAGGGTTACCAACAcgtttttttgattattgGGATGATGACTGTGACGAGGTTGAAGTGGCAGTTGTGTCAGGGACATCGTTAACAGTTTTCCCATTTGCATCGTTGGCTACTGaagtaaacaaaaaatgtatCAGGGTTCTTGttaacaaagaaaaagtcggtgattttggaagaagaaaactgGATATTATAGCATTACATGATTGTGATCACATTGCAGAGACACTAGCTCGATTACTTGGTTGGGAAAAGGAACTAGACAAACTTTTCGCAGAAGGTCAACGTAAAGTAATCGAGCTGAGTGAGGAAAAATTAGAGACGGAAACAGAGGTAGAGGTAGAAGCAGAGACAGAGatagaagcagaagcagatggaaaaagagaaacaaaaaccaaagCATCAAAAGATGATACCAATCTTGAAAATTCCACACACTCTACCAAAATCACTTCCTCTGATCCAAACGACAATGTACCACAAAGTCCAGATGTAATTGGACCAGCAAAGCAAAATGAGACTGCATTAAAGGAGAAATCAAACAAGAAATCAAACACTGATTTAACAGAACTAGTTGAGAAACTAAATATCTGA
- the WWM1 gene encoding WW domain-containing protein wwm1, whose product MAKDDPNKPPTVPKGWLAKFDDKYGTWFYVDLATKKSQWEAPKGTTFDTDSAADIPPPAYSPVASKAGTASPASSSQSRPQVASSSQQNQNNESNNSNKKGFFSRHNNNNQQPQQAGFGGGFPPQQGYGGGYPPQGYGGGYPPQPGYGGYPPQPGGYGGYPPQQYPQQYPQQQRSRFGGGAGNMAMGVGGGLLGGMLLGNMMSDHNDYEAYQDGYGDGYQDGDYGGGDFGGGDFGGGDF is encoded by the coding sequence ATGGCAAAAGACGATCCAAATAAGCCACCAACTGTACCCAAGGGTTGGTTAGCCAAATTCGACGACAAGTATGGCACTTGGTTTTACGTTGATCTCGCAACAAAGAAATCTCAATGGGAAGCTCCAAAAGGAACCACCTTTGACACAGACAGTGCAGCAGATATTCCACCACCAGCCTACAGTCCGGTTGCTTCTAAAGCGGGCACTGCTTCTCCTGCATCTTCTTCGCAATCGAGACCACAGGTGGCCTCTTCTTCACAACAGAACCAGAATAACgagagcaacaacagcaataaaAAAGGATTCTTCAGTCGCcacaataataacaatcaACAACCCCAACAAGCTGGATTTGGTGGGGGATTCCCTCCACAACAAGGTTACGGAGGCGGCTATCCACCTCAAGGTTATGGGGGCGGCTACCCACCTCAGCCTGGCTATGGTGGTTATCCACCTCAACCTGGTGGATATGGTGGATACCCTCCCCAACAGTATCCTCAACAATACCCTCAACAACAGCGTAGTAGATTTGGCGGTGGTGCGGGCAACATGGCCATGGGTGTTGGTGGAGGTTTACTAGGTGGTATGCTTTTGGGAAACATGATGAGTGATCATAACGACTACGAAGCTTACCAGGATGGTTATGGGGATGGATACCAAGACGGTGACTATGGTGGAGGAGACTTTGGCGGTGGCGATTTCGGCGGTGGAGATTTCTAA